Sequence from the Anaerolineales bacterium genome:
GCCGATCTATGTTGAATACCAGATCGTCGAAGCGGGTCAATCCGTCGTGAATATGACCTCCGGCGGCGGAATTCCAGCGCTTTGGATCCCTGACGACCCGGTGTGGGGAGAAATCTTGGCCGATCAAGGGGTAGGTGTTTTTGCCGACGATTGTGACAGCGTAGTAGAAAGCCCTCTGGTGATTGCTATGTGGCGACCGATTGCCGAAGCTTTGGGCTGGCCGGGGCGTGAGTTGGGTTGGCTGGATGTCGGCAGTCTTGCAGCCGATCCCAGCGCCTGGGATTATTACAGCGGCGGTCAGTATGGGGACAGTCTGAGACTTGGCCACACCCATCCAGGATTATCCGCATCTGGGACGGGCACGCTGCTCTCACTCGTTCAAGCAGCTCAATCAAAGACGGAGGCCGTACAACCCGAAGAGATACAACTGCCGATCGTGCAGGCTTCTGTCGGCGCGTTCGAGGCTGCGGTATCGTGGTTCAGCAGCAGCACGGAGGGATTGGCTCAGACGATGCGATCTCGCGGAATCGATTTCCTTGGAGCGGCGATCGTCTACGAAAGCACGGTTTATGAATATGGTTCGGGCAATGTGGATATTGTTCCCATCTATCCACTTGAAGGAACGTTTATCGCCACCAATCCGGCATGCATTAATTCGTCACTCTCTGTTGAGCGGATGCAAGCAGCGGAGATTTTTCGTAATTATTTACTCGGCGAAGAAGGTCAACAATTGGCACTCGAGCATGGGCTGCGTGAGGTATCGGGAGAATCACCAACGACGTTCTTGAGCAATCAAGATGGATTCGACGTCCATCAACCGGCTCGCGTATTCGATGCGCCTAGTGTTGATTCCGTTTATGCCGCACAAGATTTATGGCAATCTGCTCGTAAGGACGTCAATCTAGCGATGTTGATCGACATTTCCGGCAGTATGCGCGGTAATAAGATCGCCAGCGTCCAGGATGCAGCCGTACGCTTCGTCGAGCAAATGGGGGACGATGATTACATTTCCATTATCGCATTTGCAAACGAGACGTTCGTCCTCGTCGAATATCAACAAGTAGGAGAAGGACGAACTGCGGCAATCGACGCAATTCGTAATTTAGAAGCTGGCGGAAATACGCCTCTGTACGACGCTCTGGGTGTTGGTGCAGCGTTGATCGACAGACATTCCTCTTCTCAATACAGCAATGCGTTGGTCGTTCTGACGGACGGCATGGACACGGGAAGTACGCGCTACGACTTTGATCGACGCCTTTTCGACCTCGTCACTGCAAACGGCACAACGGTTTTTGCCATCGCATACGGAAACGACGCGGATGAGGATCTTTTAGAGGAATTAGCGCTGCAAACGAATGGCAACTTTTACATCGGTGATGAAGCGAGCCTCATTTTGATTTACGAGGAGATGTCCGCCGCATTCGGCGGCAACGTTGGAGTGGGGAGGTAGCCCCTTAT
This genomic interval carries:
- a CDS encoding VWA domain-containing protein — protein: MKNAARIVIPILTLLISSIACDLTGSSGPEKNAVLLDLVANSNLHAWLETAVDNFNDADFETADGLPIYVEYQIVEAGQSVVNMTSGGGIPALWIPDDPVWGEILADQGVGVFADDCDSVVESPLVIAMWRPIAEALGWPGRELGWLDVGSLAADPSAWDYYSGGQYGDSLRLGHTHPGLSASGTGTLLSLVQAAQSKTEAVQPEEIQLPIVQASVGAFEAAVSWFSSSTEGLAQTMRSRGIDFLGAAIVYESTVYEYGSGNVDIVPIYPLEGTFIATNPACINSSLSVERMQAAEIFRNYLLGEEGQQLALEHGLREVSGESPTTFLSNQDGFDVHQPARVFDAPSVDSVYAAQDLWQSARKDVNLAMLIDISGSMRGNKIASVQDAAVRFVEQMGDDDYISIIAFANETFVLVEYQQVGEGRTAAIDAIRNLEAGGNTPLYDALGVGAALIDRHSSSQYSNALVVLTDGMDTGSTRYDFDRRLFDLVTANGTTVFAIAYGNDADEDLLEELALQTNGNFYIGDEASLILIYEEMSAAFGGNVGVGR